The Comamonas sp. GB3 AK4-5 genome includes a region encoding these proteins:
- a CDS encoding branched-chain amino acid ABC transporter permease, producing the protein MSKHIQMILALAIVLAMPLCMQSGSLATEVLIYSLAAMACNLLLGYTGLLSFGQGVFFGLGSYTIALFLTRWQLPMPIALLTAVLMGAVGAAVVGWVAIRQKGTYFVMLTLAFSQMFYFLAYTATGLTGGDNGLMDIPRPSLQIAGYTLWSLQTPWQFYTLVATLFILVFWLLRRVCNSMFGRTLLAVRDNEERAAAVGYNLRLLKLQAFVISGAVTGLAGGLHAMMSGIAPLSSAEFHTSEMILVMTVIGGTGNLLASVLGAAFYVLLGDWLSTLWPRWLLLLGVVLMVVSLGMQRGLWGLLEDIWQLIRRDKKAADNAKRGEHA; encoded by the coding sequence ATGTCCAAACACATACAAATGATTCTGGCGCTGGCCATTGTGCTGGCGATGCCACTGTGCATGCAGTCGGGCTCACTGGCCACCGAGGTGCTGATCTATTCGCTGGCCGCCATGGCCTGCAATCTGCTGCTGGGCTACACCGGGCTGCTGTCATTCGGCCAGGGCGTGTTCTTTGGCCTGGGCAGCTACACCATCGCCCTGTTTCTGACGCGCTGGCAGCTGCCCATGCCCATCGCGCTGCTCACGGCCGTGCTGATGGGGGCGGTGGGCGCTGCCGTGGTGGGCTGGGTCGCCATACGCCAGAAAGGCACTTACTTTGTGATGCTGACCCTGGCGTTCTCGCAGATGTTTTATTTTCTGGCCTACACGGCCACCGGCCTCACGGGCGGTGACAACGGCTTGATGGACATACCGCGCCCATCGCTGCAGATTGCCGGCTACACCCTGTGGTCGCTGCAAACACCCTGGCAGTTCTACACCCTGGTGGCCACGCTGTTCATCCTGGTGTTCTGGCTGCTGCGCCGCGTGTGCAACTCCATGTTCGGCCGCACCCTGCTGGCCGTGCGCGACAACGAAGAGCGCGCTGCCGCCGTGGGCTACAACCTGCGGCTGCTCAAGCTCCAGGCCTTTGTCATCTCCGGTGCCGTCACCGGCCTGGCCGGGGGGCTGCACGCCATGATGTCCGGGATTGCCCCGCTGTCCAGCGCGGAGTTCCACACCAGCGAAATGATTCTGGTGATGACGGTGATTGGTGGCACCGGCAACCTGCTGGCCTCCGTGCTGGGCGCAGCCTTTTATGTGCTGCTGGGCGACTGGCTGTCCACACTGTGGCCGCGCTGGCTGCTGCTGCTGGGGGTGGTGCTGATGGTGGTGAGCCTGGGCATGCAACGTGGCCTGTGGGGCCTGCTGGAGGACATCTGGCAGTTGATTCGCCGCGACAAAAAAGCCGCGGACAACGCCAAGCGAGGGGAGCACGCCTGA
- a CDS encoding FCD domain-containing protein, producing the protein MASHQPIKPLKRPDLVAQEIKRLITEKNLSPGDRLPRESELQAQFQVSKGTIREALKSLEVQGLVSISTGPSGGGTIVKVPLDRTLQFMQNYLFFQEVTIDSIYAVRLMLEPELAAGAVPHLTEADFHALEHSISCCDPSHSHSDLLEQRREDVNFHDILAAANPNPFLRFTCELINEMIRQLIVFGNRTAQAEHRRFGAENVEFHGRIVQAARARDVEQVRALMQEHMASAARSVQRMKGRLQGRLILDADSLRRFRVETDPKPRSAALAPAAGKPVKAAAKSVKKPATKRAPKTAETVAAPAVEPAETPAKPRRSTAKK; encoded by the coding sequence ATGGCGTCCCATCAGCCCATCAAACCGCTCAAACGTCCCGATCTGGTGGCCCAGGAAATCAAGCGCCTCATCACCGAAAAAAACCTCAGCCCCGGCGACCGCCTGCCGCGTGAGAGCGAGCTGCAGGCGCAGTTCCAGGTGAGCAAGGGCACGATCCGCGAGGCGCTCAAGTCGCTGGAGGTGCAAGGCCTGGTGTCCATCTCTACCGGCCCTTCCGGGGGCGGCACCATCGTCAAAGTGCCGCTGGACCGCACGCTGCAATTCATGCAGAACTACCTCTTTTTCCAGGAGGTGACGATAGACAGCATCTACGCCGTGCGCCTGATGCTGGAGCCCGAGCTGGCCGCAGGTGCGGTGCCCCACCTCACCGAAGCCGACTTCCATGCGCTGGAGCACAGCATCAGCTGCTGCGATCCTTCGCACAGCCACAGCGATCTGCTGGAGCAGCGCCGCGAAGACGTGAACTTTCACGACATTCTGGCGGCGGCCAACCCCAATCCTTTTTTGCGTTTCACCTGCGAGCTGATCAACGAAATGATTCGCCAGCTGATCGTGTTCGGCAACCGCACGGCGCAGGCAGAGCACCGGCGTTTTGGGGCCGAGAACGTGGAGTTTCACGGCCGCATCGTGCAGGCGGCGCGGGCCCGTGATGTGGAGCAGGTGAGAGCGCTGATGCAGGAGCACATGGCATCAGCAGCCCGCAGCGTGCAGCGCATGAAGGGGCGGCTGCAGGGGCGGCTGATTCTGGATGCGGATTCCTTGCGGCGCTTTCGCGTGGAGACGGACCCCAAGCCGCGCTCTGCAGCGCTGGCCCCGGCCGCTGGCAAGCCGGTGAAAGCCGCTGCTAAATCCGTGAAAAAACCGGCGACAAAGCGTGCGCCCAAGACGGCGGAAACAGTGGCCGCACCCGCTGTAGAACCGGCAGAAACTCCGGCCAAACCCCGGCGCAGCACTGCAAAAAAGTGA
- a CDS encoding ABC transporter substrate-binding protein translates to MQRRHFLQLSALGAVPASLGLLPRAWAQNTIQFGCPVPMSGPFAANGKFADIGMKLAIEQYGKALGMPLAYTLLDTEGKPATAIRKVQESSQQKGTRFFAGGILSSESLAMGKEAEKTGGVFITTAGADELTGKDCNSATFRWSVPTFGAIEQTVRPLLEALPKAKRVYTITPQYVFGDGLLTAAKNIFKEKGIEHVGNSYHSLTEKEFSGYLTNAAAAKPDVLLILNFGAQSSDTLRQAVSFGMNKNMTILIAWASGLEQFEALGADLCEGVYFGAQYWHTVNTPLNNELVKMTQAKHKYNPNYSLAGSYIGTKLLIDAIIKAGKTDQKAVIAALEGMKYQGLTGEEEVRKADHQVLKDYYLLKGKPKSKMANKDDYVDVISAGKSFLPVDQTGCKLA, encoded by the coding sequence ATGCAACGTCGCCACTTTCTGCAGCTTTCCGCACTGGGCGCTGTGCCCGCCTCTCTGGGTCTGCTGCCCAGAGCCTGGGCCCAGAACACCATCCAGTTCGGCTGCCCGGTTCCCATGTCCGGCCCTTTTGCAGCCAATGGCAAGTTCGCAGACATCGGCATGAAGCTGGCCATCGAGCAGTACGGCAAGGCCCTGGGCATGCCCCTGGCCTACACCTTGCTGGACACCGAAGGCAAGCCCGCCACGGCCATACGCAAGGTGCAGGAAAGCTCGCAGCAAAAAGGCACACGCTTTTTTGCCGGCGGCATCTTGTCGTCCGAGTCCCTGGCCATGGGCAAGGAGGCAGAAAAAACAGGCGGTGTCTTCATCACCACGGCGGGGGCAGACGAGTTGACGGGCAAGGACTGCAACAGCGCCACATTCCGCTGGTCGGTCCCCACTTTTGGCGCCATTGAGCAAACCGTGCGGCCCTTGCTGGAGGCCTTGCCCAAGGCCAAGCGCGTCTACACCATCACGCCGCAATATGTGTTTGGCGACGGCCTGCTGACGGCCGCCAAAAACATCTTCAAGGAAAAAGGCATAGAGCATGTGGGCAACAGCTACCACTCGCTGACCGAGAAGGAATTCAGCGGCTACCTGACGAATGCCGCAGCGGCCAAGCCCGATGTACTGCTGATCCTGAACTTCGGTGCCCAGTCTTCCGACACGCTGCGCCAGGCCGTCAGCTTTGGCATGAACAAGAACATGACCATCTTGATTGCCTGGGCCTCGGGCCTGGAGCAATTCGAAGCACTGGGCGCCGACCTGTGCGAAGGCGTGTACTTTGGCGCCCAGTACTGGCACACGGTCAACACGCCGCTGAACAACGAGCTGGTCAAGATGACGCAGGCCAAGCACAAGTACAACCCCAACTACAGCCTGGCGGGCTCCTACATCGGCACCAAGCTGTTGATCGACGCCATCATCAAGGCCGGCAAGACCGATCAAAAAGCCGTGATCGCCGCGCTGGAGGGCATGAAATACCAGGGCCTGACGGGCGAGGAAGAGGTGCGCAAGGCCGACCACCAGGTGCTCAAGGACTACTACCTGCTCAAGGGCAAGCCCAAGTCCAAGATGGCCAACAAGGATGACTATGTGGATGTCATCAGCGCCGGGAAGTCCTTCCTCCCGGTAGACCAGACAGGCTGCAAGCTGGCCTAA
- a CDS encoding Zn-dependent hydrolase: MTAAHASAATVRSNGERLWQSLMDLARIGATPKGGVCRLALTELDRQARDQFVRWAEEAGCSVRVDAIGNIFARRAGSDDSLPPVMTGSHIDTQPTGGKFDGNYGVMAGLEVVRTLNAHGIQTRAPIEVAVWTNEEGSRFVPVMMGSGVFASAFTLEHALQQRDAQGVSVGEALQAIGYAGPAGPAAHPVGAYFEAHIEQGPVLETHDKVIGVVQAALGQRWYDVTLTGMEAHAGPTPMEMRKDALLAASDLIAAVNRIATDRKPHGRGTVGQLGVYPNSRNVIPGGVTMTVDLRAPDDAMLTSMDAALKAVCADIRATRNVGIQLQQVVYFPPQPFTPQLVEAVRRNATALGYSAMDVVSGAGHDAVYVARLAPTAMIFVPCADGISHNEIEDAEPAHLEAGCNVLLRAMLDTAGVVA, from the coding sequence ATGACGGCAGCACACGCAAGCGCAGCCACGGTGCGCAGCAATGGCGAACGCCTGTGGCAATCACTGATGGACCTGGCGCGCATAGGCGCTACACCCAAGGGCGGCGTATGCCGCCTGGCCTTGACCGAGCTGGACCGCCAGGCACGCGACCAGTTCGTGCGCTGGGCCGAGGAAGCGGGCTGCAGCGTGCGGGTGGATGCCATAGGCAATATCTTTGCGCGCCGTGCAGGCAGCGACGACAGCCTGCCTCCGGTGATGACGGGCAGCCACATCGACACCCAGCCCACGGGTGGGAAATTTGACGGCAACTACGGCGTGATGGCCGGCCTGGAAGTGGTGCGCACCCTGAATGCCCATGGCATACAGACCCGGGCGCCCATCGAAGTCGCGGTCTGGACCAATGAAGAGGGCTCGCGCTTTGTGCCGGTCATGATGGGCTCCGGGGTGTTTGCCAGCGCCTTCACGCTGGAGCATGCGCTGCAGCAGCGCGACGCCCAAGGGGTGAGCGTGGGCGAGGCGCTACAAGCCATAGGCTATGCCGGGCCTGCAGGGCCCGCAGCCCACCCGGTAGGCGCCTATTTCGAGGCCCATATCGAACAAGGCCCGGTGCTGGAGACGCATGACAAGGTGATTGGCGTGGTGCAGGCCGCCCTGGGCCAGCGCTGGTATGACGTGACCCTGACCGGCATGGAGGCCCATGCCGGCCCCACGCCCATGGAGATGCGCAAGGACGCCTTGCTGGCCGCCAGTGATTTGATTGCCGCCGTGAACCGCATTGCCACCGACCGCAAACCGCATGGCCGCGGTACGGTGGGCCAGCTGGGGGTGTATCCCAATTCGCGCAATGTGATTCCGGGCGGCGTGACCATGACGGTGGACCTGCGCGCGCCCGATGACGCCATGCTCACCAGCATGGACGCGGCACTGAAGGCGGTCTGTGCGGACATCCGCGCCACCCGCAATGTCGGCATTCAGCTGCAGCAGGTGGTGTACTTCCCGCCCCAACCTTTCACCCCGCAGCTGGTGGAGGCCGTGCGCCGCAATGCCACGGCCCTGGGCTATAGCGCCATGGATGTGGTCAGCGGCGCCGGCCACGATGCGGTGTATGTGGCGCGCCTGGCGCCCACGGCCATGATTTTTGTGCCTTGCGCCGACGGCATCAGCCACAACGAGATTGAAGATGCCGAGCCCGCCCACCTGGAGGCCGGCTGCAATGTGCTGCTGCGAGCCATGCTGGACACGGCCGGGGTGGTGGCATGA
- a CDS encoding CoA-acylating methylmalonate-semialdehyde dehydrogenase, which produces MHKDSAITATVGHLIDGQIVADNARTQPVFNPATGQSQLNVALASKATVEAAIASAEKAFPAWRNTPPLKRARVMSKLKVLLEENADKIAALITAEHGKVLADAHGELQRGIENVEYASYAPELLKGEHSRNVGPGIDSWSEFQALGVTAGITPFNFPAMVPLWMWPMAVACGNTFVLKPSERDPSSTLFIAQLALEAGLPPGVLNVVNGDKTAVDTLLQDPRVKAVSFVGSTPIAEYIYAEGCKHGKRVQALGGAKNHAILMPDADVPNAVNALMGAAYGSCGERCMAIPLLVAVGDEVGDAVVAGLKAEIAKMKVGPGTDNSNDMGPLVTKPHFDKVKAYVDSGVAEGATLVVDGRGVKVAGHEQGYFLGACLFDHVKPGMKIYQEEIFGPVLGVVRVKTLQEAMDLIDAHEYGNGTCIFTRDGEAARYFTDHIQVGMVGVNVPLPVPVAYHSFGGWKRSLFGDLHAYGPDAVRFYTKRKTITQRWPSAGVREGAVFSFPSSR; this is translated from the coding sequence ATGCACAAGGATTCCGCCATCACCGCCACCGTGGGCCATTTGATTGATGGCCAGATCGTGGCCGACAACGCCCGCACCCAGCCGGTGTTCAACCCCGCCACCGGCCAGAGCCAGCTGAACGTGGCCCTGGCCTCCAAGGCCACCGTGGAGGCGGCGATTGCCTCCGCTGAAAAAGCCTTTCCCGCCTGGCGCAATACCCCGCCGCTCAAGCGCGCCCGGGTGATGAGCAAGCTGAAAGTGCTGCTGGAAGAAAACGCCGACAAGATTGCCGCCCTCATCACCGCCGAGCACGGCAAGGTGCTGGCCGACGCCCATGGCGAGCTGCAGCGCGGCATAGAGAACGTGGAATACGCCAGCTACGCGCCCGAGCTGCTCAAGGGCGAGCACAGCCGCAACGTGGGCCCGGGCATTGATTCCTGGAGCGAGTTCCAGGCGCTGGGCGTCACCGCCGGCATCACGCCGTTCAACTTCCCCGCCATGGTGCCGCTGTGGATGTGGCCCATGGCCGTGGCCTGCGGCAACACCTTTGTGCTCAAACCTTCGGAGCGCGACCCCAGCAGCACGCTGTTCATTGCCCAGCTGGCGCTGGAAGCCGGCCTGCCCCCGGGCGTGCTGAACGTGGTCAACGGCGACAAGACCGCTGTGGACACGCTGCTGCAAGACCCGCGCGTCAAGGCCGTGAGCTTTGTGGGCTCCACCCCGATTGCCGAATACATCTACGCCGAAGGCTGCAAACACGGCAAGCGCGTGCAGGCCCTCGGCGGCGCCAAAAACCACGCCATCTTGATGCCCGACGCCGATGTGCCCAACGCCGTGAACGCCTTGATGGGTGCGGCCTACGGCAGCTGCGGCGAGCGCTGCATGGCCATCCCGCTGCTGGTGGCCGTGGGTGATGAAGTGGGCGATGCCGTGGTGGCCGGCCTGAAGGCCGAAATCGCCAAGATGAAGGTCGGCCCCGGCACCGACAACAGCAACGACATGGGCCCCCTGGTCACCAAACCCCACTTCGACAAGGTCAAGGCCTATGTAGACAGCGGCGTGGCCGAAGGTGCCACGCTGGTGGTCGACGGCCGCGGCGTGAAGGTGGCCGGCCACGAGCAAGGCTATTTCCTCGGCGCCTGCCTGTTTGACCATGTCAAACCCGGCATGAAGATTTACCAGGAAGAAATCTTCGGCCCGGTGCTGGGCGTGGTGCGCGTCAAAACGCTGCAAGAAGCCATGGACCTGATCGACGCCCATGAATACGGCAACGGCACCTGCATCTTCACCCGCGACGGCGAGGCCGCGCGCTACTTCACTGACCACATCCAGGTCGGCATGGTGGGCGTGAACGTGCCCCTTCCCGTGCCCGTGGCCTACCACTCGTTTGGCGGCTGGAAGCGCTCGCTGTTTGGCGACCTGCACGCCTATGGGCCCGACGCCGTGCGCTTTTACACCAAGCGCAAGACCATCACCCAGCGCTGGCCCAGCGCCGGCGTGCGCGAGGGCGCGGTGTTCAGCTTCCCCAGCAGCCGCTGA
- a CDS encoding branched-chain amino acid ABC transporter permease, which translates to MSIYLLQTINGIGIGMLYFLLAVGLSIVFGLLRFVNFAHGAFYLLGAYFCFQLTRWGMSFWLTLLIAPLAVGALGWLTEKLLLRHVYAKPHEFHILITAGLALVVQELVIIQWGPLGDSVAVPDLLQGVVMWGSFVYPKYRLFVIAFTAVLAVLLWWVLEGTRLGSAVRAGSESTEMVSLLGYNVFGIFSLVFALGAATAALAGVLAAPIRGAEPFMGIEALGIAFVIVVVGGLGSFGGALVGGLLIGIVQSVMSTLWPEGARLMIYVAMAAVLLLRPHGLLGRKG; encoded by the coding sequence ATGAGCATCTACCTGCTACAGACCATCAACGGGATAGGCATTGGCATGCTGTATTTCCTGTTGGCCGTGGGCCTGTCGATTGTGTTTGGTCTCTTGCGCTTTGTGAATTTTGCGCATGGAGCCTTCTACCTGCTGGGCGCGTATTTCTGCTTTCAGCTCACCCGCTGGGGCATGAGTTTCTGGCTCACGCTGCTCATCGCGCCGCTGGCCGTGGGCGCTTTGGGCTGGCTGACCGAAAAACTGCTGCTGCGTCATGTGTATGCCAAGCCCCATGAGTTCCACATTCTGATCACCGCAGGCCTGGCCCTGGTGGTGCAGGAGCTGGTCATCATCCAGTGGGGGCCGCTGGGCGACAGCGTGGCGGTGCCGGATCTGCTGCAAGGCGTGGTCATGTGGGGCAGCTTTGTCTATCCCAAATACCGCCTGTTTGTCATCGCCTTCACCGCCGTGCTGGCCGTGCTGCTGTGGTGGGTGCTGGAAGGCACACGCCTGGGCAGTGCCGTGCGTGCCGGCAGCGAATCCACGGAGATGGTGTCCCTGCTGGGCTACAACGTGTTCGGCATTTTCAGCCTGGTGTTTGCGCTGGGCGCGGCAACGGCCGCACTGGCCGGTGTGCTGGCCGCCCCCATACGCGGGGCCGAACCCTTTATGGGCATCGAGGCCCTGGGCATTGCCTTTGTGATTGTGGTGGTGGGAGGCCTGGGCAGCTTTGGCGGCGCCCTGGTGGGGGGGCTTTTGATCGGCATTGTGCAAAGCGTGATGAGCACGCTGTGGCCGGAAGGTGCCCGCCTGATGATTTATGTCGCCATGGCCGCCGTGCTGCTGCTGCGCCCCCATGGTCTGCTGGGACGGAAAGGCTGA
- a CDS encoding ABC transporter ATP-binding protein, whose product MNNTASHPILLQAFGVEKRYDKFIALGGVDLQVRANTVHSVIGPNGAGKTTLFHMLTGTKSVSAGRIEFDGHDVTQEPDHRRVQRGMARSFQVTSLFLTLSVQENLRLAAQGVAPLHALNCWSPPTGARAQQQTVEHVLDRLGLERFAHTPAGSLSHGQQRRLEVGMALAARPKAIFLDEPTSGMGIDDLEDMKQLIQGLKQEHTVVLIEHNMNIVMDISDTITVMQQGRVLAEGVPNDIRSDARVRTAYLGNMITGGKA is encoded by the coding sequence ATGAACAACACCGCATCCCATCCCATCTTGCTGCAGGCCTTTGGCGTAGAAAAACGCTATGACAAATTCATAGCCCTGGGTGGCGTGGACCTGCAGGTACGCGCCAACACCGTGCACTCGGTGATTGGCCCCAATGGCGCTGGCAAGACCACGCTGTTTCACATGCTGACCGGCACCAAATCGGTCAGCGCCGGGCGCATCGAGTTCGATGGCCATGATGTGACCCAGGAACCCGATCACCGCCGCGTGCAGCGCGGCATGGCCCGCTCCTTTCAGGTGACCAGCCTGTTCCTCACCTTGTCGGTGCAGGAAAACCTGCGTCTGGCCGCACAAGGCGTGGCACCGCTGCATGCGCTGAACTGCTGGAGCCCGCCCACGGGAGCCCGCGCCCAGCAGCAGACGGTGGAGCATGTGCTGGACCGCCTGGGTCTGGAGCGCTTTGCCCACACGCCTGCCGGCAGCCTGTCCCATGGCCAGCAGCGCCGCCTGGAAGTCGGCATGGCCCTCGCGGCCAGGCCCAAGGCCATTTTTCTGGACGAGCCCACCTCGGGCATGGGCATAGACGATCTGGAAGACATGAAGCAGCTCATCCAGGGGCTCAAGCAGGAGCACACCGTGGTGCTGATCGAGCACAACATGAACATCGTGATGGACATCTCGGACACCATCACCGTCATGCAGCAAGGCCGTGTGCTGGCGGAAGGCGTGCCCAACGACATCCGCAGCGATGCGCGTGTGCGCACAGCCTACCTGGGCAATATGATCACCGGAGGCAAGGCATGA
- a CDS encoding M81 family metallopeptidase, producing MKLLIARLNHETNTFSPVPTPLQAFNPSYGHDAYLANKGMRTPMAAFIDAAEALNATLVTPVSAMANPSGPVHAAAYDALTQRIIDALPGCDAILLDLHGAMVAEHMADGEGSLLARVRAAAPGIPIGVALDLHGNLTEQMVANADVMVGFKTYPHIDMYETGAHAARLLLAMATGGPRYRVIWRQLPLMSHTLRSTTLSGAMVKAVNQARAAEDQGVAAVTVFGGFSLSDIPQPFVSVVATVQDSGAAHARAKDQVDQIASWIWNHRRDFFYQSAALEASLQQAQLLASTATRPILLLDHGDNCMSGGTCDTMDVLQTALKQGLTGMAMGPLCDPEAVAQLIAAGEGASVELGVGNKVAMPQIGRPAAPLRLTGQVRAISDGSYTVTGPIYTGQTFGMGRTVLLDAGAVQIVITEQTHEPWDLGVFHCVGLDPTQFRYLLLKSRMYCRPVFVPLSDGLVECDSPGVTTSDYSRFAFHHVQRPAFPLDAI from the coding sequence ATGAAGCTCTTGATTGCCCGCCTCAACCACGAGACCAATACCTTCTCGCCCGTCCCCACGCCGCTACAGGCCTTCAATCCCAGCTACGGCCACGATGCTTATCTGGCCAACAAGGGCATGCGCACGCCCATGGCGGCCTTTATCGACGCGGCCGAGGCATTGAACGCCACCCTGGTCACGCCGGTCTCCGCCATGGCCAACCCCAGCGGGCCGGTGCATGCCGCAGCCTACGACGCGCTGACCCAGCGCATCATCGATGCCCTGCCCGGCTGCGATGCCATCTTGCTGGACCTGCATGGCGCCATGGTGGCCGAACACATGGCCGATGGTGAAGGCAGTTTGCTGGCGCGCGTGCGCGCCGCAGCACCAGGCATCCCGATTGGCGTGGCCTTGGACCTGCATGGCAATCTGACCGAGCAAATGGTGGCCAATGCGGACGTGATGGTGGGCTTCAAGACCTACCCCCATATCGATATGTACGAAACCGGCGCCCATGCCGCGCGCCTGCTGCTGGCCATGGCCACGGGTGGGCCGCGCTACCGGGTGATCTGGCGGCAACTGCCCTTGATGAGCCACACGCTGCGCAGCACCACGCTGAGCGGCGCCATGGTGAAGGCCGTGAACCAGGCCAGGGCTGCCGAGGACCAAGGCGTGGCGGCAGTGACGGTGTTTGGTGGTTTCTCGCTGTCCGATATTCCCCAGCCCTTTGTCAGCGTGGTGGCCACGGTGCAGGACAGCGGCGCTGCCCATGCCCGCGCCAAGGACCAGGTCGACCAGATCGCCAGCTGGATCTGGAACCACCGCCGCGACTTCTTCTACCAAAGCGCGGCGCTGGAGGCATCGCTGCAGCAGGCACAGCTGCTGGCAAGCACTGCCACACGCCCCATCTTGCTGCTGGACCATGGCGACAACTGCATGTCCGGCGGCACCTGCGACACCATGGATGTGCTGCAGACCGCACTGAAACAGGGCTTGACGGGCATGGCCATGGGCCCGCTGTGCGACCCCGAGGCCGTGGCCCAGCTGATTGCTGCCGGCGAAGGCGCCAGCGTGGAGCTGGGCGTGGGCAACAAGGTGGCCATGCCACAGATAGGCCGCCCTGCCGCCCCCTTGCGGCTGACCGGCCAGGTGCGCGCCATCAGCGATGGCAGCTACACGGTGACTGGCCCCATCTACACCGGCCAAACCTTCGGCATGGGCCGCACGGTGCTGCTGGATGCGGGCGCGGTGCAAATCGTCATCACCGAGCAGACCCACGAGCCCTGGGACCTGGGCGTGTTCCATTGCGTGGGGCTGGACCCGACGCAATTTCGCTATCTGCTGCTGAAATCGCGCATGTACTGTCGCCCGGTTTTTGTGCCCTTGTCGGATGGGCTGGTGGAATGCGACAGCCCGGGCGTCACCACCTCGGACTACAGCCGCTTTGCCTTCCACCATGTGCAGCGCCCGGCGTTTCCGCTGGATGCCATCTGA
- a CDS encoding ABC transporter ATP-binding protein produces MSTILNVDHIHGYYGKSHVLQGVSLQVRDGELVTLLGRNGAGKTTTLKSIAGVMRPPQGRIEFAGQAVHQLATHQVAQRGICLVPEHRGIFKLLTVEENLLLAQRKQSPWQLADIYRIFPRLKERRSNGGGQLSGGEQQMLAIGRALMNAPRLLMLDEPVEGLAPVIVEEIVAQLKVIKAAGVSILLVEQNLEVCTQLADRHYIIEQGAIVHEASNADFVADEVVKDRYLGVGIA; encoded by the coding sequence ATGAGCACCATCCTCAACGTGGACCATATCCACGGCTATTACGGCAAAAGCCATGTGCTGCAGGGCGTGAGCCTGCAGGTGCGCGATGGAGAGCTGGTCACCCTGCTGGGCCGCAACGGTGCTGGCAAGACCACCACCCTCAAATCGATTGCAGGGGTGATGCGCCCACCACAGGGCCGCATTGAATTCGCCGGCCAAGCCGTGCACCAGCTGGCCACCCACCAGGTGGCGCAACGCGGCATCTGTCTGGTGCCCGAGCACCGCGGCATCTTCAAGCTGCTGACGGTGGAAGAAAACCTGCTGCTGGCCCAGCGCAAGCAATCGCCTTGGCAACTGGCCGACATCTACCGCATCTTCCCGCGCCTGAAAGAGCGCCGCAGCAACGGCGGCGGCCAGCTCTCGGGCGGCGAGCAGCAGATGCTGGCCATTGGCCGCGCCCTGATGAATGCGCCGCGCCTGCTGATGCTGGACGAGCCGGTGGAAGGCCTGGCCCCTGTCATCGTCGAAGAGATCGTGGCCCAACTCAAGGTCATCAAGGCCGCCGGTGTCTCCATCTTGCTGGTGGAACAGAACCTGGAGGTCTGTACCCAGCTGGCCGACCGCCACTACATCATCGAGCAGGGCGCCATCGTGCATGAAGCCAGCAACGCCGACTTTGTGGCGGACGAGGTCGTCAAGGACCGCTATCTGGGCGTTGGCATCGCCTGA